Proteins encoded together in one Camelina sativa cultivar DH55 chromosome 9, Cs, whole genome shotgun sequence window:
- the LOC104715425 gene encoding probable polygalacturonase At3g15720, whose amino-acid sequence MCGSGGNQKTLLIPSNKTFLLQPLVFQGPCKSPSVQVKFDGKIVAPRDKTAWSDYKSLRWVSFKEIIGLTVNGSGSIDGRGSSFWKPRMSASIRPTQLHFQNCNDLNIIGITSFNSPRNHITIDECKRVKITKIKLVAPEDSPNTDGINISESSDVDIYDTVIETGDDCVAINNGSVNININRMNCGPGHGISVGSLGRDGEESMVENIQVTDCTFVRTENGARIKTWPNGKGYAKNIYFKGLTMRETKNPIIIDQNYVDKGRLDVEESAVAISNVTFTDIHGTSQLDEIIKIDCSKVTYCKDIVLAKINIATVDGNKPIVECKNVYGKSINASEVNGCFGR is encoded by the exons ATGTGTGGTAGTGGTGGGAATCAAAAAACACTCCTTATTCcttcaaataaaacatttttactaCAACCTCTAGTGTTTCAAGGGCCTTGTAAATCTCCTTCAGTGCAAGTTAAG TTTGATGGAAAGATTGTTGCGCCGAGAGATAAAACAGCATGGTCGGACTATAAATCGTTAAGATGGGTTAGTTTTAAGGAAATAATTGGTTTAACAGTCAATGGTTCGGGGTCAATTGATGGACGTGGTTCGTCATTTTGGAAG CCAAGAATGTCAGCTTCTATACGGCCTACT CAATTGCATTTTCAAAATTGCAATGATCTCAATATAATTGGAATAACTTCATTCAACAGTCCAAGAAACCATATAACAATTGACGAATGCAAAAGAGTTAAAATAACGAAAATTAAACTCGTAGCACCGGAAGACAGTCCTAACACTGATGGAATTAATATCTCTGAATCAAGTGATGTCGATATCTACGACACAGTAATTGAAACTG GAGATGATTGTGTAGCTATAAATAACGGAAGTGTGAATATCAACATTAACAGGATGAATTGTGGACCGGGCCATGGaataag TGTGGGAAGTCTAgggagagatggagaagaatctATGGTTGAGAATATCCAAGTGACTGATTGCACCTTCGTTAGGACGGAAAATGGAGCTAGAATTAAGACATGGCcg aatggAAAAGGATacgcaaaaaatatatattttaagggCCTCACAATGAGAGAAACCAAAAATCCAATAATAATCGACCAAAACTATGTCGATAAAGGTCGCCTAGATGTGGAG gaATCAGCTGTGGCAATTAGTAACGTGACATTCACAGATATTCATGGAACTTCACAACTCGATGAGATTATAAAGATTGATTGCAGTAAAGTCACATATTGCAAAGACATTGTTCTTGCTAAAATCAATATTGCTACGGTCGATGGAAATAAGCCAATTGTTGAATGCAAGAATGTGTATGGAAAGTCTATCAATGCTAGCGAGGTCAATGGTTGTTTCGGAAGATAG